A genomic window from Oceanobacillus timonensis includes:
- a CDS encoding nitrate/nitrite transporter, protein MKKPGLQLTLQTSNLVVGFMVWVLISSLMPYITTDIPLTGGQASIVTAIPVILGSLLRIPIGFYADRFGARMIFLISFLILLFPVFYLSIANSFVDLVIGGFILGLGGAVFSIGVTSLPKYYPKERHGFINGVYGVGNAGTAITTFGAPVIAQAIGWQGTIRIFLIILLLFAALVFIFGDRKEEKVKKSMAEQLKGVYKNTTLWFLSLFYFITFGAFVAFTMFLPSFLVDNFGLEPVDSGIRTAIFIVLATGLRPIGGLLADKFNAFIILMFVFIGVAFSGILLSFSPGIGWYTVGALAVAITVGIGNGTVFKLVPLYFSNQAGIVNGIVSAMGGLGGFFPPLLLTGVANITGHHAIAFMLMSEFAIVSFVIVIFMYYQDRVNTEGKIIEGVAEGMMITNKNKVIQHVNPAFTRITGYSQEEIVGHTPKKISSGEHHKTFYEDMWDSINNKGFWQGEIRNKRKNGEIYKELLSISPVRNNVGDIIQYVGVFNDISHMKNRE, encoded by the coding sequence ATGAAAAAACCTGGATTACAATTAACCTTACAAACTTCAAATCTCGTTGTTGGATTTATGGTGTGGGTATTGATTTCATCACTCATGCCATATATTACAACGGACATTCCATTAACAGGCGGACAAGCATCTATCGTTACAGCTATTCCTGTTATTTTAGGATCCCTGTTGCGTATTCCAATCGGTTTTTACGCAGACCGTTTTGGCGCAAGAATGATTTTCCTGATCAGCTTCCTGATTTTACTATTTCCTGTTTTCTACTTGAGCATCGCGAACTCTTTTGTGGATTTAGTTATCGGCGGTTTCATTTTGGGGTTAGGCGGAGCTGTATTCTCTATCGGCGTTACATCGCTTCCGAAATATTACCCGAAAGAAAGACATGGATTTATTAATGGAGTATACGGTGTTGGTAACGCTGGTACAGCCATTACAACTTTTGGTGCTCCTGTCATCGCGCAGGCAATCGGTTGGCAAGGAACGATACGCATCTTTCTGATTATCTTACTTTTATTTGCCGCACTTGTGTTTATCTTTGGTGACCGTAAAGAAGAAAAAGTCAAGAAATCAATGGCCGAACAACTGAAAGGTGTCTATAAAAATACCACCTTATGGTTCTTAAGCTTATTCTATTTCATTACATTTGGAGCTTTTGTTGCGTTTACCATGTTCCTCCCAAGCTTTTTAGTAGATAACTTCGGATTAGAACCGGTAGATTCCGGTATTCGTACAGCTATCTTTATTGTGCTTGCGACAGGATTAAGACCAATTGGCGGTTTATTGGCTGATAAATTCAATGCATTTATCATCTTAATGTTTGTATTTATCGGTGTGGCATTCTCAGGTATCTTACTGTCCTTTTCACCAGGAATCGGCTGGTATACAGTCGGGGCATTAGCCGTTGCCATAACAGTAGGAATTGGAAATGGTACTGTCTTTAAATTAGTTCCATTATATTTTTCCAACCAAGCTGGTATTGTAAATGGTATTGTTTCTGCCATGGGCGGACTGGGTGGATTCTTCCCGCCATTACTATTAACAGGAGTTGCGAATATCACCGGCCACCATGCGATTGCATTTATGTTAATGTCCGAGTTTGCTATCGTCAGCTTTGTCATTGTTATATTTATGTACTATCAAGATCGGGTAAATACAGAAGGGAAAATTATTGAAGGCGTTGCTGAAGGCATGATGATAACCAATAAAAATAAAGTCATCCAACACGTTAATCCTGCTTTCACACGAATTACTGGTTATTCCCAAGAAGAAATCGTTGGCCATACACCTAAAAAGATTAGTTCCGGAGAACATCATAAGACATTTTATGAAGACATGTGGGATTCCATTAACAATAAAGGCTTCTGGCAAGGAGAAATTCGAAACAAGCGAAAAAATGGGGAAATATATAAGGAACTCCTCTCCATTAGTCCAGTCAGAAATAATGTTGGTGACATCATACAGTATGTTGGGGTGTTTAATGATATCTCGCATATGAAAAACCGGGAGTAG
- the narH gene encoding nitrate reductase subunit beta, with product MRIKAQVGMVMNLDKCIGCHTCSVTCKNTWTNRPGAEYMYFNNVETKPGIGYPKQWEDQEKYKGGWELHKGELRLKSGSKTNRLMNLFHNPHQPEMDDYYEPWNYDYETLTNSPEKNHQPVARAKSAITGEFMDIEWGPNWEDDLAGGHITGLRDPNVVQMEESIKTEFEEVFMMYLPRICEHCINAPCVSSCPSGAMYKRDEDGIVLVDQNACRAWRHCTTSCPYKKVYFNWQTNKAEKCTMCYPRIENGQPTICSETCVGRIRYIGIMLYDVDRVLEAASVEDEKDLYHAQLDIFLDPNDPEVIEQAKKDGIPMDWIEAAQQSPLYKMIIDWKIALPLHPEYRTMPMVWYVPPLSPVMNMIEGKGSTADTADIFPAIDDMRIPIEYLANLLTAGDTDHIRKVLKKMAVMRSYMRAEQTGKDFDRDLITELDLTEKAIKEMYRLLAIAKYDDRFVIPKSHKEEVADLYAEQGACGLDFAGGPGSCGVLQ from the coding sequence TTGAGGATTAAAGCGCAAGTAGGAATGGTAATGAACCTGGATAAATGTATTGGATGCCATACATGTAGTGTGACTTGTAAAAATACATGGACAAACCGGCCGGGTGCAGAATATATGTACTTCAATAACGTAGAAACCAAACCTGGTATTGGTTATCCGAAACAATGGGAAGACCAGGAAAAATATAAAGGCGGCTGGGAACTGCATAAGGGGGAATTGCGTTTAAAATCAGGTTCCAAAACAAACCGTTTAATGAACCTGTTTCATAACCCGCACCAGCCAGAGATGGATGATTATTATGAACCGTGGAACTATGATTATGAAACGTTAACCAATAGTCCGGAAAAAAATCATCAGCCGGTTGCCCGGGCAAAATCAGCAATCACTGGCGAATTCATGGATATAGAATGGGGCCCAAACTGGGAGGATGACCTGGCTGGAGGTCATATTACCGGGCTGCGTGATCCAAACGTTGTGCAGATGGAAGAATCCATTAAAACGGAATTTGAAGAAGTATTTATGATGTATCTTCCACGTATTTGTGAACATTGCATTAATGCCCCTTGTGTATCTTCTTGTCCATCAGGTGCGATGTACAAACGGGATGAAGACGGCATCGTGCTGGTTGATCAAAATGCATGCCGTGCTTGGAGACACTGTACGACTTCTTGCCCGTATAAAAAAGTGTATTTTAACTGGCAAACCAATAAAGCAGAAAAATGTACGATGTGTTATCCAAGAATTGAAAATGGACAGCCGACGATTTGTTCCGAGACATGTGTGGGACGTATCCGTTATATCGGAATCATGCTGTATGATGTGGACCGTGTCCTGGAGGCAGCATCTGTAGAAGATGAAAAAGATCTCTATCATGCGCAACTTGATATTTTTCTTGACCCAAATGATCCGGAAGTCATCGAGCAAGCGAAAAAAGATGGTATTCCAATGGATTGGATTGAAGCGGCACAACAATCACCGCTTTATAAAATGATTATTGATTGGAAAATTGCCTTACCATTACATCCGGAATATAGAACGATGCCGATGGTTTGGTATGTACCACCGCTTAGTCCGGTGATGAATATGATTGAAGGAAAAGGAAGTACAGCAGATACAGCGGACATTTTCCCGGCAATCGATGATATGCGTATTCCAATCGAGTACCTGGCTAATTTATTGACTGCTGGAGATACCGATCATATTCGGAAGGTGCTTAAAAAAATGGCCGTGATGCGCAGTTATATGCGGGCTGAACAAACTGGAAAAGACTTTGACCGTGATTTAATTACGGAACTTGACTTAACCGAAAAAGCAATCAAAGAAATGTATCGTTTATTAGCCATTGCAAAATATGATGATCGCTTTGTCATCCCTAAAAGTCATAAAGAAGAAGTCGCAGATCTATACGCAGAGCAAGGTGCATGCGGTTTGGATTTTGCTGGCGGACCGGGAAGCTGCGGTGTATTGCAATAA
- the narJ gene encoding nitrate reductase molybdenum cofactor assembly chaperone, with translation MNSTIYQLISFLLAYPNQQMKETLPEIREEVEDISNEDVAENLRKFIQKVEDMSLDEWVTYYIDNFDFGRVTNLYVTYLKLGEQRERGLELLKLKKYYEAHGFEVTDKELPDYLPLLLEFCARVPIETSNELLEMHGKTIAEIQKKLREQHNFYYLLFDALFNQMEAHGLHIAAEDAV, from the coding sequence ATGAATTCCACAATCTATCAATTGATTTCTTTTCTTTTAGCTTATCCTAATCAACAAATGAAAGAAACATTACCAGAAATAAGAGAAGAAGTAGAAGATATTTCCAATGAGGACGTAGCAGAAAACCTGCGGAAGTTTATTCAAAAAGTGGAAGATATGTCCCTGGATGAGTGGGTGACGTATTATATTGACAACTTTGATTTCGGCAGAGTAACCAACCTGTATGTAACGTATTTGAAATTAGGCGAGCAGCGGGAAAGAGGACTGGAGTTATTAAAGCTAAAAAAATATTATGAGGCACATGGATTTGAAGTAACCGATAAGGAATTGCCAGATTACTTACCGCTTCTATTGGAGTTCTGTGCTCGAGTTCCCATAGAAACAAGCAATGAGTTGCTGGAGATGCATGGAAAAACCATTGCGGAAATCCAGAAGAAATTAAGGGAGCAACATAATTTTTATTATTTATTATTCGATGCTCTATTCAATCAGATGGAAGCTCATGGACTGCACATTGCAGCAGAAGATGCCGTTTAG
- a CDS encoding nitrate reductase subunit alpha, with product MAKKPSPLWQRLNYLKPKEKYSNNHSQLQEGNRDWENVYRKRWQHDKVIRSTHGVNCTGSCSWNIYVKDGIVTWEGQALDYPTTGPDMPEFEPRGCPRGASFSWYLYSPLRVKYPYVRKRLLDLWREALQTHDNPLEAWKSIVEDKEKAASYKQARGKGGLARADWGEVTKLVAASCLYTAMKYGPDRNVGFSPIPAMSMVSYASGSRFMHLLGGQMLSFYDWYADLPPASPQIWGDQTDVPESSDWFNSSYIITWGSNVPLTRTPDAHFLVEARYKGTKVISVSPDYAESTKFSDDWLSVKQGTDGAVAMAMGHVILNEFYAQNMTPYFEDYAKKYTDFPFSVRLKKENGKFTADRFLHAKDLGMELENNEWKPAMYNNLTDGFSIPHGTMGSRWDDQGKWNLKLFDERTNEKIEPVLSFLGKEDDVVSVDMPYFDAETKKVLSRTVPVKKMEIDGETEYIATVYDLMLANYGIDRGLGGEAAASYDEIAPFSPAWQEQITGVDRNLVIKIAREFAQNAIDTNGRSMIIMGAGINHWYHSDTIYRAVVNLVLMVGAQGVNGGGWAHYVGQEKLRPVEGWTTIQSGKDWGGPARLQNGTSFFYFATDQWRYEETSINELASPTVDKARYDHPADYNVLAARLGWLPSYPTFNKNGIDLYNEALEAGNETTEQIGKYVAEQLKERKLEFAIEDPDNPINFPRNLFVWRANLISSSGKGHEYFLKHLLGASHGVLNTDEDSLRPEEIKWREEAPEGKVDLLINLDFRMAGTALYSDVILPASTWYEKYDLSSTDMHPFVHPFNPAISAPWEAKSDWDIFKALAKGVSNLAEEVDMDTMNEIVATPLNHDTKAEMAQPFGEIKDWSKGECEPIPGKTMPQIHVVERDYKNIYHKMTSLGPNIAKGPYGEKGINWSMEEEYEHAKRTLGTIDNDSIADGHPDITNAKDASEAILMLSSTTNGKVAVKAWEALEEKTNLELKDLAEEREEELFTMEQINAQPKTVITSPAFSGSEKGGRRYSPFTTNIERMIPFRTITGRQSYFVDHETMKEFGESFAVFKPILNQKPFRSNRPEIEGKEITLNFLTPHNKWSIHSMYFDAQPMLTLFRGGPTIWLNNEDAAEVDVEDNDWIECFNRNGVVVGRAVVSHRIPRTMAFMHHAQDRHIHTPGTNLTKNRGGTHNSPTRIHVKPTHMIGGYGQLSYGFNYYGPTGNQRDLNVVIRKLKEVDWLED from the coding sequence ATGGCGAAGAAACCATCTCCACTTTGGCAAAGATTGAATTACTTAAAGCCGAAAGAGAAATATTCCAATAATCATAGCCAATTACAAGAAGGAAATCGTGATTGGGAAAATGTTTATAGAAAAAGATGGCAGCATGATAAGGTTATTCGTTCTACCCATGGTGTCAATTGCACCGGGTCATGCAGCTGGAACATCTATGTAAAAGACGGCATCGTGACATGGGAAGGACAGGCGTTGGATTATCCGACCACGGGTCCGGATATGCCGGAATTTGAGCCGCGTGGGTGTCCTAGAGGAGCAAGTTTCTCCTGGTATCTATACAGCCCTTTACGTGTGAAATATCCTTACGTCAGAAAAAGATTGCTTGATTTATGGAGAGAAGCATTACAAACCCATGATAATCCATTAGAAGCTTGGAAAAGTATTGTAGAAGATAAAGAGAAGGCAGCGTCCTATAAACAAGCAAGAGGAAAAGGTGGCCTGGCTCGTGCGGATTGGGGAGAGGTAACCAAACTAGTTGCTGCATCCTGTCTATATACTGCGATGAAATATGGTCCGGATCGAAATGTTGGATTTTCTCCTATTCCTGCCATGTCCATGGTTAGTTACGCATCAGGCAGTCGCTTTATGCACCTTCTTGGCGGACAGATGTTGAGTTTTTATGACTGGTATGCAGACTTACCGCCAGCATCTCCGCAGATTTGGGGAGATCAGACGGACGTACCAGAAAGTTCGGACTGGTTTAATTCGAGCTACATTATTACCTGGGGTTCGAATGTTCCGTTAACACGTACGCCGGACGCACACTTTTTAGTCGAAGCTAGATATAAGGGCACCAAGGTTATTTCCGTAAGTCCGGACTATGCAGAGTCCACGAAGTTTTCCGATGACTGGTTATCTGTCAAACAAGGGACAGATGGTGCTGTGGCCATGGCGATGGGGCATGTTATTTTGAATGAGTTTTATGCGCAAAACATGACACCTTATTTTGAAGACTACGCAAAGAAATATACCGATTTTCCGTTTTCTGTACGTTTGAAAAAGGAAAATGGAAAGTTCACAGCAGATCGTTTTTTACATGCGAAAGATCTTGGAATGGAATTAGAGAACAATGAATGGAAGCCAGCAATGTATAACAACCTGACAGACGGTTTTTCGATTCCGCATGGCACGATGGGGTCTCGCTGGGATGATCAGGGTAAATGGAATTTAAAACTATTTGATGAAAGAACAAATGAAAAAATTGAGCCGGTATTAAGTTTTCTCGGCAAAGAAGATGACGTGGTGTCTGTGGATATGCCGTACTTTGACGCAGAGACTAAGAAAGTGCTCTCTCGTACGGTGCCTGTGAAGAAAATGGAGATAGATGGCGAGACAGAATATATCGCAACCGTTTATGATTTAATGCTTGCAAACTACGGCATTGATCGTGGTCTGGGCGGGGAAGCTGCTGCGTCCTATGATGAGATTGCGCCGTTTTCGCCTGCATGGCAAGAACAGATTACCGGTGTGGACCGCAACTTAGTGATTAAAATTGCCCGTGAATTTGCTCAAAATGCGATTGATACCAATGGCCGTTCCATGATTATTATGGGAGCGGGAATCAATCATTGGTACCATTCCGATACGATTTACAGAGCTGTTGTCAATCTTGTTCTCATGGTTGGAGCGCAGGGAGTCAATGGCGGCGGCTGGGCGCACTATGTCGGCCAAGAAAAATTACGTCCGGTAGAGGGTTGGACAACCATTCAATCAGGAAAAGACTGGGGCGGCCCGGCAAGATTGCAAAATGGTACTTCATTCTTCTATTTTGCAACGGACCAATGGCGTTATGAAGAGACGTCGATCAATGAATTAGCGAGTCCAACGGTGGATAAAGCAAGATATGATCATCCCGCAGATTACAATGTTTTGGCAGCACGCCTGGGCTGGTTACCATCGTATCCGACTTTTAATAAGAATGGGATTGATTTGTATAACGAAGCATTGGAAGCAGGAAATGAAACAACGGAACAAATCGGGAAGTATGTAGCGGAACAATTAAAAGAGAGAAAATTGGAATTTGCGATTGAAGATCCGGATAACCCAATAAACTTTCCAAGAAATTTATTTGTTTGGAGAGCGAACTTAATCTCCAGTTCCGGAAAAGGTCATGAATATTTCCTGAAGCATTTACTTGGTGCGTCCCATGGTGTGTTAAATACAGACGAAGACAGTCTTCGTCCGGAGGAAATAAAATGGCGGGAAGAAGCTCCTGAAGGAAAAGTAGACCTTCTGATCAACCTGGATTTCCGCATGGCAGGAACGGCGTTATATTCAGATGTCATTTTACCAGCTTCCACTTGGTACGAAAAATATGATTTATCCAGTACAGACATGCATCCGTTTGTTCATCCGTTCAATCCGGCTATTTCAGCTCCTTGGGAAGCAAAATCGGACTGGGATATTTTTAAAGCATTGGCAAAAGGCGTATCTAATTTAGCAGAAGAAGTTGATATGGATACGATGAATGAAATTGTTGCTACGCCATTGAATCATGATACCAAAGCGGAAATGGCCCAACCATTTGGAGAAATAAAAGATTGGTCGAAAGGGGAATGTGAACCGATTCCCGGCAAAACCATGCCGCAGATTCATGTTGTCGAACGGGATTATAAAAACATTTATCATAAAATGACTTCGCTCGGACCGAATATCGCCAAAGGACCTTATGGAGAAAAAGGGATTAATTGGTCTATGGAAGAAGAATATGAACATGCTAAACGCACGTTGGGAACGATAGATAATGATTCGATTGCAGATGGTCATCCAGACATTACAAATGCCAAGGATGCTTCTGAAGCCATTCTCATGCTTTCTTCGACAACAAATGGAAAGGTTGCTGTCAAAGCATGGGAAGCGTTAGAAGAAAAAACAAATCTTGAACTGAAAGATTTGGCGGAAGAGCGGGAAGAAGAATTATTTACGATGGAGCAAATCAATGCGCAGCCCAAGACGGTAATTACGTCTCCGGCATTTAGTGGTTCGGAAAAGGGTGGAAGAAGGTATTCTCCTTTTACGACGAATATTGAACGAATGATTCCATTTAGAACGATTACGGGTCGGCAATCTTACTTTGTGGATCATGAAACGATGAAGGAATTTGGCGAATCCTTTGCGGTATTTAAACCTATTTTGAATCAAAAACCTTTTCGGTCAAACCGTCCGGAAATCGAAGGGAAAGAAATCACATTAAATTTCTTAACACCGCATAATAAATGGTCCATCCATAGTATGTACTTTGATGCACAGCCCATGTTGACCCTATTCCGTGGAGGTCCGACGATTTGGTTGAATAATGAGGATGCTGCAGAAGTGGATGTGGAGGATAATGATTGGATTGAATGTTTTAACCGGAATGGGGTGGTAGTCGGAAGAGCGGTTGTTTCCCACCGGATTCCAAGAACCATGGCGTTTATGCACCATGCGCAGGACCGTCATATTCATACACCGGGAACCAATTTAACAAAGAATCGCGGCGGTACCCATAATAGTCCAACACGCATTCACGTTAAACCAACGCATATGATTGGCGGATATGGTCAATTAAGCTACGGATTCAATTATTATGGACCAACAGGAAACCAGCGGGACTTAAATGTAGTCATTCGCAAATTGAAGGAGGTGGATTGGCTTGAGGATTAA